The nucleotide sequence AATAATAAATTAAGGAGTCGAGACCGACTCCTTAATTTATTATATGAGGACTTATATGAATAAAGAAGATATATATCAAATCATTGAAGAAAGTGTTACTGCATTAAATTTTATACCCTTAGAATCTGTAATAAATTATGGACAACAAAAAGATGTATTAAAAATCATTATACATCATACAGAAAAAAAAATTACATCAGATGATTGTTCTTTAGTAGCTAATATTATTTCAAGACGCTTAGATATTGATGATCCTTTTGAAAGACCCTATGATTTAATAGTAGAATCTCCTGGAATTGATCGAGAACTTAAATCACATACAGAATTTCCTTTTTTTATAGGAAAAGCATTTAAAATTTTTATTATTGAAAATACAGATATTCTTACAAAAGAAGGATTTTTAATAGGCACACTTATTTCTGTTGATGAAAAATCTATTACTCTTCAGATAGAAAAAGATAATAATACTATTGTTATCCCATTAGATACTATTAAAAAATCGAAATTGTATTGTAATTACACTGAATTATTAAAAAAAAAATAATACACTAAACTATGTAATATATTTTGGAGGAATACATGGCATTTCCCGATCTGATTGTAGCTTTTGCTAAAGACCAAGGTATCTCAGAAGAGTTAGCTGAAAACATTTTAAAAGAAACTTTCACAACATTGTACAAAAGAGAATATGGTAGAGAATATGAAAATGTTAAAATAAATATTAACAAATCTGGTATTACTCTTATTCAACTGAAAACAATAACTCCTGAAGATGATATTGAAGATGATACTACTGAGATAAGTGCGAAAAATGCAGAAGAATTATTTCCAAATAAAACTTTTGAAAATGGAACAATAATAGAAATAGAACTTCCTTTAGCTAAGTTTGGACGTCAAGCTGCTCAAATCATGAAACAACTTCTTAAACAAAAAGTAACTGATATTCAAAAGGATATTATTTATGGAGAATTTGTAGATAAAAAAAACACTTTATTTTCAGGATCTGTTAAATCAAGAACAGAAAGTAAATATGGTGGATATTATATATCTCTTGAACCAAAAGGAACAGAAGCTTTTTTGCCCTATTCTGAAGCATTACCAGATGAAGTATTAACATTAGGTGACCCTATTCGTGTTTATTTAAAAGATGTTCTGCAAGTAACTCGTAAAGGTGAAAGTCAACTTATTTTAACTAGAAGTAATCCTGATATTGTTCAAGAATTATTAAAACTTCATATTCCTGAAATAGCAGATGGGTCTTTTGTTATTAAAGCTGTTTCTAGAAAACCAGGTGAAGTTACCAAAATAGTTCTTCAATCTCTTGTAGATGGATTAGATCCAATTAGTGTAACAGTTGGTAAAGCTGGAGCTCGTATTAAACCTATTCGTCAAGAACTTGGAAGTGAAAGAATTGAAATTGTTAGATTTGATGTAGATACTAAGAAACTTATTACTAATGCTATTCAAGCTAGTAGAGTACTAAAAAATCGTATTGCAGAAGTATTTAATATTGATTTAAATTATGATACTAATGAAGCAACTGTTGTTGTTCCAGATGAATTTCTAGCACCATTAATTGGTCGTCAAGGATCTCATCAGCGTATGTTAGAAGAAATTCTTGATTGGAAAATTAGATTTAATAATTATTCTGATTTTGAAATGATTATTAGAGAAAAACAAAAAGAAGTTGATGATATTTTAGGAATTTCAAATACTCAAAGTTTTGAGATTATTGAAGATGAACTTATTTCTTTAGACATGCTTCCATTTACTTCTATACAAATAGAAGTTCTTACAGATGCTGGATTCAAAAGTGTGACAGAAATTTTAGAACTCACTGTAGAAGATCTTTCAAAAGAAACAGGTCTAAGCTTCAATGAAGCTGTTGAAATTTGGAAAATTATTGAAGATAATATTGAAATAGAAGAAGATGACGAATAAAGA is from Spirochaetota bacterium and encodes:
- a CDS encoding transcription termination/antitermination protein NusA, producing the protein MAFPDLIVAFAKDQGISEELAENILKETFTTLYKREYGREYENVKININKSGITLIQLKTITPEDDIEDDTTEISAKNAEELFPNKTFENGTIIEIELPLAKFGRQAAQIMKQLLKQKVTDIQKDIIYGEFVDKKNTLFSGSVKSRTESKYGGYYISLEPKGTEAFLPYSEALPDEVLTLGDPIRVYLKDVLQVTRKGESQLILTRSNPDIVQELLKLHIPEIADGSFVIKAVSRKPGEVTKIVLQSLVDGLDPISVTVGKAGARIKPIRQELGSERIEIVRFDVDTKKLITNAIQASRVLKNRIAEVFNIDLNYDTNEATVVVPDEFLAPLIGRQGSHQRMLEEILDWKIRFNNYSDFEMIIREKQKEVDDILGISNTQSFEIIEDELISLDMLPFTSIQIEVLTDAGFKSVTEILELTVEDLSKETGLSFNEAVEIWKIIEDNIEIEEDDE